One region of Mucilaginibacter gotjawali genomic DNA includes:
- the fbp gene encoding class 1 fructose-bisphosphatase yields the protein MKIVKTLGQFIIEKQADFPYAKGELSRLLRDIGIAAKIVNREVNKAGLADILGEAGTTNIQGEGQKKLDVYANEQFISALKHGGECCIVASEENDEYIPIESDVSIDAKYIVAMDPLDGSSNIDVNVAVGTIFSIYRRKSTNGKATIDDVLQNGNEQVAAGYVIYGSSTMLVYTTGKGVNGFTLDPSIGEFCLSHPDMKIPKDGTIYSINEGYYSHFPDGVKKYIKYCQVEDKKTNRPYTSRYIGSMVADIHRNLIKGGIFIYPVTAGAANGKLRLVYECNPMAFIIEQAGGLASNGYQRILELDVKELHQRSAIFIGSENMVKKAEEMMACFSPQVTKKSYEGVVELQ from the coding sequence ATGAAGATCGTAAAAACCTTAGGCCAGTTTATCATTGAAAAGCAGGCGGACTTCCCCTATGCCAAAGGAGAGCTATCCCGACTATTACGCGATATCGGCATTGCCGCCAAGATCGTTAACCGCGAAGTGAACAAAGCAGGCCTCGCCGACATTTTGGGCGAAGCCGGTACCACCAATATCCAGGGCGAGGGCCAAAAGAAACTGGACGTATATGCCAACGAACAATTTATATCAGCCTTAAAGCATGGTGGCGAATGCTGCATAGTCGCCTCCGAAGAAAACGATGAATATATCCCCATTGAATCTGATGTTTCAATTGACGCTAAATATATTGTAGCCATGGATCCCCTGGATGGCTCGTCAAATATTGATGTAAATGTGGCGGTCGGTACTATTTTTTCTATCTACCGCCGTAAATCAACCAATGGAAAAGCTACTATTGATGATGTATTGCAGAATGGTAACGAGCAGGTAGCAGCGGGCTATGTGATCTATGGTTCATCAACTATGCTGGTTTATACAACCGGTAAAGGGGTAAACGGCTTTACGCTCGACCCATCCATTGGCGAATTTTGCCTTTCGCACCCGGATATGAAAATTCCGAAAGATGGCACCATCTACTCCATCAATGAAGGTTATTATAGCCACTTTCCGGATGGGGTAAAAAAATACATCAAGTATTGCCAGGTGGAGGACAAAAAGACAAACCGCCCCTATACTTCAAGATATATTGGCTCAATGGTGGCCGATATTCACCGCAACTTAATAAAAGGCGGCATTTTTATCTACCCGGTAACAGCAGGTGCAGCAAACGGCAAACTGCGCCTTGTGTACGAATGTAATCCCATGGCATTTATCATTGAGCAGGCAGGCGGCCTGGCCAGCAACGGCTATCAGCGAATTTTGGAACTCGATGTAAAAGAATTGCACCAGCGCTCTGCCATATTCATAGGTTCCGAAAATATGGTTAAAAAAGCCGAGGAAATGATGGCATGCTTCTCGCCACAGGTAACTAAAAAAAGCTATGAAGGGGTGGTGGAGCTGCAGTAG
- the rnhA gene encoding ribonuclease HI gives MIEIFTDGASSGNPGPGGYGVILRSGKHYKELSEGFRKTTNNRMELLAVIKGLEALKTPNQEVTIFSDSKYVIDAIEKRWVYGWLQKGFAGKKNKDLWLRYLDISKLHKIKFVWVRGHAGHPENERCDELAVAAGKQKPLLIDSVFEMEAAKVNLL, from the coding sequence ATGATCGAAATTTTTACAGACGGTGCATCAAGCGGCAACCCGGGACCAGGGGGATATGGAGTAATCCTGCGTTCAGGTAAACATTATAAAGAACTTTCAGAAGGTTTCAGAAAAACTACCAACAACCGCATGGAACTGCTGGCGGTGATTAAGGGACTGGAAGCTTTAAAAACACCCAACCAGGAAGTGACAATTTTCTCCGACTCGAAATATGTAATAGATGCCATTGAGAAACGATGGGTTTACGGCTGGCTTCAAAAAGGCTTTGCAGGTAAAAAAAATAAAGACCTGTGGTTGCGCTATCTTGATATCAGCAAATTACACAAAATAAAATTCGTTTGGGTGCGCGGCCATGCGGGCCACCCGGAGAACGAGCGCTGCGATGAATTGGCAGTTGCGGCAGGGAAGCAAAAACCGCTGCTGATCGATTCCGTTTTCGAAATGGAGGCGGCTAAGGTGAATTTGTTGTAA
- a CDS encoding heavy metal translocating P-type ATPase, protein MAEQLVELNVTGMHCNNCAMSIHKLLEKKGLKDIMVDFAGEEVKFSGGSPDDLPVIIKDIEGLGFKVVDDPALQITPFYDKIENKFLFSAILTAPLLLHMVLPWHFLHNPVVQLIICLPVFILGCLHFGKSAFNSVKGGVPNMDVLIFVGSSAAFIYSLVGTIENLGERYQFYETCATIITLVLLGNVFEKRSVSQTTSAVKDLVKIQQVNANLVVNGGIEVISARDVRPGDTLLVNEGDKVPVDGEVLSGNASINESMLTGESIPVEKEKYDKVIGGTIVEHGNIRMIATKVGSNTVLAQIIELMKKAQAAKPPVQKLGDKVAAIFVPAVILIAIITFILTFYAGHEGMRISLMNAIAVLVISCPCAMGLATPTAVMVGLGRAAKNGILIKGGDTIEAVSHAKYVVFDKTGTLTTGKFSINNIKAEGGADIEQIRGIITAIEERSNHPIAKSLVKGLETLPKTKLILKSVKEEKGLGMRAEDIEGNHYFLGTGKSSVEGEFNLTLYKNQKQLALIAVDDEIKPEAANLIAQLKKMNIIPVLLSGDKHSRCLKVAQQIGIDEVHSEKLPDEKLVVIEIYRQKGKTIMIGDGINDAPALTKADVGVSMNDSSQVAIQSARVVLLNTDLNSVVKFLQISRHTLLTIKQNLFWAFAYNIVAIPIAALGFLNPMVGAFAMAFSDVVVIGNSLRLKKKKLS, encoded by the coding sequence ATGGCAGAGCAATTGGTTGAATTAAATGTAACGGGGATGCACTGTAATAACTGCGCCATGTCCATCCATAAACTATTGGAGAAAAAAGGACTTAAAGATATTATGGTGGATTTTGCCGGCGAGGAAGTTAAGTTCTCCGGCGGTAGCCCGGATGACCTGCCGGTTATTATAAAGGATATTGAGGGCTTAGGTTTTAAAGTTGTGGACGACCCGGCCTTGCAGATTACGCCATTTTATGATAAGATAGAAAACAAATTCCTGTTCAGCGCGATATTAACTGCTCCGCTTTTGCTGCATATGGTATTGCCATGGCATTTTCTTCACAATCCGGTGGTGCAATTGATCATATGTTTACCCGTTTTTATCCTTGGCTGCCTGCATTTTGGCAAAAGTGCATTTAACTCGGTTAAAGGCGGTGTGCCCAATATGGATGTATTGATATTTGTGGGCTCATCGGCAGCTTTTATTTACAGCCTCGTAGGGACCATCGAAAACTTGGGCGAGCGTTACCAATTTTACGAAACCTGCGCTACCATTATCACATTGGTTTTGCTGGGTAACGTTTTTGAAAAAAGGTCTGTTTCCCAAACCACTTCGGCCGTCAAGGACCTGGTGAAAATACAGCAGGTAAACGCCAACCTGGTAGTTAACGGCGGGATTGAAGTGATCAGCGCCAGGGATGTACGGCCTGGTGATACGCTTTTGGTTAATGAGGGCGATAAAGTTCCGGTGGATGGCGAAGTATTATCAGGCAACGCGTCAATAAACGAGTCGATGCTAACGGGTGAAAGTATCCCCGTTGAAAAGGAAAAATATGACAAAGTGATCGGCGGCACCATCGTGGAGCACGGCAATATCCGGATGATCGCAACAAAAGTGGGCTCAAATACCGTTTTGGCGCAAATTATCGAACTGATGAAAAAAGCCCAGGCCGCCAAACCGCCCGTGCAAAAGCTGGGCGATAAAGTTGCGGCTATATTTGTACCCGCAGTTATCCTTATCGCAATTATTACTTTTATCCTGACCTTCTATGCCGGCCACGAAGGCATGCGTATTTCTTTAATGAATGCGATTGCTGTACTGGTGATCTCCTGCCCTTGCGCAATGGGCCTGGCTACCCCTACCGCGGTAATGGTGGGCCTTGGCAGGGCAGCAAAAAACGGCATCCTGATAAAGGGCGGTGATACTATTGAAGCGGTATCGCATGCCAAATATGTCGTATTCGATAAAACCGGCACATTGACTACAGGTAAATTCAGCATCAACAATATTAAAGCTGAAGGCGGCGCCGATATTGAACAAATAAGGGGGATAATTACGGCCATTGAAGAAAGATCAAACCACCCTATTGCCAAATCGCTGGTAAAAGGGCTTGAAACACTTCCCAAAACCAAATTGATATTAAAATCAGTTAAAGAAGAAAAAGGCCTGGGCATGCGGGCCGAGGATATTGAAGGGAACCATTATTTTTTGGGAACCGGCAAATCATCTGTTGAAGGAGAATTTAATTTAACGCTGTATAAGAATCAGAAGCAACTGGCATTGATCGCGGTTGATGACGAGATTAAACCTGAAGCTGCCAACCTGATCGCGCAGCTAAAAAAAATGAATATCATCCCGGTTTTGCTGAGCGGCGATAAACATAGCCGTTGCTTAAAAGTTGCACAACAAATAGGTATCGACGAAGTGCATTCGGAAAAATTGCCTGATGAAAAATTGGTGGTAATTGAAATTTACCGTCAAAAGGGCAAAACCATTATGATAGGTGATGGGATTAACGATGCCCCGGCTCTTACAAAAGCTGATGTCGGGGTTTCTATGAACGATTCGAGCCAGGTGGCCATACAGTCAGCGCGGGTGGTGTTGCTAAACACCGATCTGAATTCGGTTGTTAAGTTTTTACAGATCAGCAGGCACACGCTGCTTACCATCAAACAAAACCTTTTCTGGGCGTTTGCATACAATATTGTAGCCATACCAATTGCAGCGTTGGGTTTTTTAAACCCTATGGTAGGCGCTTTCGCCATGGCGTTTTCAGATGTGGTAGTGATAGGAAATTCGTTGCGATTGAAAAAGAAGAAACTTTCCTGA
- a CDS encoding alpha/beta fold hydrolase has product MKYVYITSLLLSITISSFAQNKGYTPKTEPCACAFKADTAYHTQCAYLIVPENRSKPQGRKIKLPFIIVESKNPDKKKDPVLFSAGGPGLSTLHYAKSITRRSLLKNRDYIAFEQRGTDYAIPNLNIADIGAAAQKGYREHLSTDSMALDAIKKGREKLVKQGIDLSAYNTDESAADIEDLRIALKIDSLNLMGISYSGGLMMTVLNRYPKHIRSLILDSPLPEFVNIDEEELTNFNEVIDQVISPDLKERFHRYFTAMDGKKFTIDYLEKGKMATERLYYGRSELLAILHSYAEDYDKIKEIPKFLEDVISGHQEPYIKTYFDDVFSGNGGASGMRFSVYCSDKLAYASPAIIKQQDEIQPWLAGFHVNDVYLSISKVWQVKPIKASTKKPFYSNIPALLGAGGMDDSCRPIYNDLIHHYMPNSQRILFSQRQHGPLLNSRDGDEFIGHFLDHPFGKLSSDNKEIVVY; this is encoded by the coding sequence ATGAAATACGTTTATATTACCTCATTACTGTTGTCTATTACCATCAGTTCGTTTGCCCAAAACAAAGGGTACACGCCTAAAACAGAACCCTGCGCTTGTGCCTTTAAAGCCGATACGGCTTATCATACGCAATGCGCTTATTTGATTGTTCCGGAAAACCGCTCGAAACCGCAAGGACGGAAGATAAAACTGCCTTTTATCATTGTGGAAAGTAAGAACCCGGATAAAAAGAAAGACCCGGTTTTATTTTCTGCAGGTGGCCCCGGATTAAGTACTTTACATTATGCCAAGTCGATCACCCGCCGCTCCTTGTTAAAGAACCGGGATTATATCGCTTTTGAACAGCGGGGCACTGATTACGCCATCCCTAATTTAAATATTGCTGATATAGGGGCAGCCGCACAAAAGGGTTACCGGGAACACTTGTCCACCGACAGCATGGCGCTGGACGCGATTAAAAAAGGGAGGGAAAAACTGGTTAAGCAAGGAATTGACCTTTCTGCTTATAACACCGACGAAAGCGCAGCTGACATCGAAGATCTACGCATCGCTTTAAAAATCGACTCCCTCAACCTGATGGGCATTTCTTACAGCGGCGGTTTAATGATGACGGTATTGAATCGTTATCCTAAACATATTCGTTCACTGATCCTGGATTCCCCTTTACCTGAATTCGTGAACATCGATGAAGAGGAATTGACGAACTTCAATGAAGTGATTGACCAGGTAATCAGCCCGGATCTGAAGGAACGCTTCCACCGATATTTTACAGCGATGGATGGTAAGAAATTCACCATCGACTATCTCGAAAAGGGTAAAATGGCAACGGAAAGGTTGTATTACGGCCGCAGTGAGCTGTTAGCCATCCTGCACAGTTATGCGGAAGATTACGACAAGATCAAAGAAATCCCCAAATTCCTTGAGGATGTAATCAGCGGTCACCAGGAACCTTATATCAAAACTTATTTTGATGATGTGTTTAGCGGAAACGGCGGCGCTTCAGGCATGCGCTTTTCCGTTTATTGCTCCGATAAGCTGGCCTATGCCAGTCCTGCCATCATCAAACAGCAGGATGAAATTCAACCCTGGCTTGCCGGTTTTCATGTTAACGATGTTTACCTGAGTATCAGCAAGGTTTGGCAGGTGAAGCCGATCAAAGCCTCGACCAAGAAACCGTTCTATTCCAATATTCCGGCACTCTTAGGCGCTGGAGGGATGGATGATTCCTGCCGGCCGATCTACAATGACTTGATCCACCACTATATGCCCAACAGCCAGCGCATCTTGTTTAGCCAGCGCCAGCACGGCCCATTGCTGAACTCCCGGGACGGGGATGAATTTATCGGTCATTTCCTGGATCATCCGTTCGGGAAACTAAGCAGCGACAACAAAGAGATTGTCGTTTATTAA
- a CDS encoding serine hydrolase domain-containing protein — MKLSFYLYVFFLAFSLKVSAQGNPQKDWEELKDKTGWNMKRLDTLHSFLVDSTPVTGYMIIQRGKVVFQFGDVVENSYIASCRKSVLAMIYGAHVRSGEIKLDKTVKELGLDDVGGLLAVEKEASIRDIISARSGIYHLASYPGDFLSLAPKRGSVKHGTYWLYSNWDFNVAGYIFEKETGKNIYDEVERQLAIPLQMQDWKRSLQQKEGDSTRSVYPAYPMWFSTRDMARIGLLMLNKGKWGSQQLIDSKWVADMVSQKTNAAEINRNVPIFRKDPHQFGYGYLWWLWQNVSDKRLEGGYSAMGSMGQSITVFPAVDMVIVYKTKSDCERNTNFNATLKLLTYAAQSYN; from the coding sequence ATGAAATTATCTTTTTACTTATATGTTTTTTTTCTGGCGTTTTCTCTGAAGGTGAGTGCCCAGGGAAATCCGCAGAAGGACTGGGAGGAACTGAAGGATAAAACTGGCTGGAACATGAAGCGCCTGGATACATTGCATTCATTTTTGGTGGATAGCACACCGGTTACGGGTTATATGATCATCCAGCGCGGCAAAGTCGTGTTCCAGTTCGGCGATGTAGTGGAAAACAGTTATATCGCCTCCTGCCGCAAAAGTGTATTGGCTATGATCTATGGCGCGCATGTGCGGTCCGGGGAGATCAAGCTGGATAAAACCGTAAAGGAACTTGGTTTAGATGATGTCGGCGGCCTGCTTGCGGTTGAAAAGGAAGCGTCTATACGGGATATTATTTCTGCACGTTCCGGCATCTATCATCTGGCTAGTTATCCGGGAGATTTCTTGTCGTTGGCTCCCAAGCGGGGCTCCGTAAAACATGGCACCTATTGGCTCTACAGCAATTGGGATTTTAATGTGGCCGGATATATTTTTGAGAAGGAAACCGGCAAAAATATTTATGACGAAGTGGAACGGCAACTGGCCATCCCCTTACAAATGCAGGACTGGAAACGCTCCCTCCAGCAAAAGGAAGGCGATAGCACCCGGTCAGTTTACCCTGCTTACCCGATGTGGTTCTCTACCCGCGATATGGCCCGGATCGGGCTGCTGATGCTCAACAAGGGAAAATGGGGCAGCCAGCAACTGATTGACTCAAAATGGGTTGCTGATATGGTCAGCCAAAAAACTAACGCAGCCGAGATCAATAGGAATGTCCCCATTTTCCGCAAAGACCCGCACCAGTTTGGTTATGGCTACCTGTGGTGGCTTTGGCAAAACGTCAGCGATAAACGCCTGGAAGGCGGCTATTCTGCTATGGGCTCCATGGGTCAAAGCATCACCGTTTTTCCTGCTGTGGATATGGTCATCGTTTACAAAACCAAATCAGACTGCGAAAGAAATACCAATTTTAATGCAACCCTTAAATTGCTGACTTATGCAGCTCAATCCTATAATTAA
- a CDS encoding helix-turn-helix domain-containing protein — MHPKNKKFAIKKKLPILYFVTFSLVVRPYKKKILVEIFENIRKIYEFKTPCQDLANHIEFFSESSPDATRQYISEENFSIKMFPSWTPTFYINLGASYHITVGNRTYAVSKDQDIAILRNSIVERHNAPTDHIFTVKFYPGSLETILNINQSGLIDRVTDLSALLPRGLLQSVKEARSFEERVSLLEAWLLNQHQNKSNNRLHFIREAIGNYLQGDLLPGINELAEKQFVSSKTFNRNFHRVVGTSPKNYFSVIRARTALSAYVLRDPLFTPTAFGYYDMSHFYKEVIAFTGQKLTVSKRLI; from the coding sequence ATGCACCCTAAAAATAAAAAGTTTGCGATCAAAAAAAAGCTACCAATCCTTTACTTTGTCACGTTTTCGCTTGTAGTGCGTCCATACAAAAAGAAGATTTTGGTAGAAATTTTTGAAAACATCCGGAAAATATATGAATTCAAGACACCTTGCCAGGACCTTGCAAATCATATTGAATTTTTTTCGGAATCCTCACCTGATGCAACCAGACAATATATCTCAGAAGAAAATTTTTCCATCAAAATGTTCCCCAGCTGGACACCTACCTTCTATATTAACCTGGGTGCAAGCTACCACATTACCGTCGGCAATCGTACTTACGCTGTCAGTAAGGACCAGGATATTGCTATTTTAAGAAACAGCATTGTCGAAAGGCATAATGCGCCAACCGATCATATTTTTACCGTTAAGTTTTATCCGGGAAGCCTGGAAACGATCCTGAACATCAACCAAAGCGGCCTGATCGACCGGGTGACTGACCTGTCTGCGCTATTGCCGCGTGGGCTGTTGCAATCCGTGAAAGAAGCCCGCTCTTTTGAAGAGCGCGTATCCCTCCTGGAGGCCTGGTTACTAAACCAGCACCAAAACAAAAGCAATAACCGTTTACACTTTATCCGGGAAGCGATCGGCAATTACCTGCAAGGCGACCTTTTGCCGGGCATCAATGAACTGGCTGAAAAGCAATTTGTTTCCTCCAAAACTTTCAACCGCAATTTTCACCGGGTAGTTGGTACTTCGCCTAAAAATTATTTCTCCGTTATCCGGGCAAGAACAGCCCTATCCGCTTACGTGTTACGTGACCCGCTATTTACGCCAACAGCGTTCGGCTATTACGACATGAGCCATTTCTACAAAGAAGTGATTGCCTTTACCGGTCAAAAACTGACCGTTAGTAAACGGTTGATATAG
- a CDS encoding NIPSNAP family protein: MEQLRIYTLADKETAEHYFTERWDKHIRSLPKFGFEIKGVYIGNTPEIANQVIVIISFPDNADPDEMTEQYFKSPEFADNMAGFERSKFTNVETKILRSAN; the protein is encoded by the coding sequence ATGGAACAATTAAGAATTTACACCCTTGCTGATAAAGAAACAGCAGAACATTATTTTACAGAACGTTGGGACAAACATATTAGGAGCCTTCCAAAATTTGGTTTCGAAATCAAAGGGGTTTATATCGGTAATACACCCGAAATAGCGAACCAGGTAATCGTAATCATTTCCTTTCCGGACAATGCTGATCCTGATGAGATGACTGAACAATATTTCAAAAGTCCTGAGTTTGCTGATAACATGGCAGGATTTGAACGAAGCAAATTCACTAACGTAGAAACCAAAATATTGAGGTCTGCAAACTGA
- a CDS encoding Crp/Fnr family transcriptional regulator produces MINRLFNSIQRVIPLSPAEIDTVTALFKEKTYKKGDFFLEEGRICKQVGFVAKGLMRFYINQDGEEKIYDFSQENEFVCNYESFLPQVPSSKNIQALEDSVVFVISHADLQLFYANVRGGERFGRIAIEAVFVKLLQDISSLYAETPELRYERFLKNHADLQQRISQYHIASFVGVKPQSLSRIRKRIFTQF; encoded by the coding sequence ATGATAAATAGGTTATTTAACAGCATACAAAGGGTTATTCCGCTAAGCCCTGCGGAGATAGATACCGTGACCGCTTTGTTTAAGGAGAAGACTTATAAAAAGGGCGACTTTTTTTTAGAAGAAGGACGAATTTGCAAACAAGTAGGATTTGTGGCAAAGGGGTTGATGCGCTTCTATATTAATCAGGATGGGGAGGAAAAAATATATGACTTTTCCCAGGAAAATGAATTTGTATGCAACTATGAAAGTTTTCTTCCACAGGTTCCTTCTTCGAAAAACATCCAGGCTTTAGAAGACAGTGTCGTTTTTGTCATTTCACATGCTGACCTGCAACTATTTTATGCGAACGTTCGCGGAGGTGAACGTTTTGGCAGGATAGCTATTGAGGCTGTCTTTGTAAAATTACTACAGGACATCAGTTCGTTATATGCTGAAACACCAGAACTTCGTTACGAGCGGTTTTTAAAAAACCACGCCGATCTGCAGCAAAGGATCTCCCAGTACCATATAGCGTCATTTGTTGGGGTAAAACCGCAATCTCTAAGCCGCATCCGTAAAAGAATTTTTACTCAGTTCTGA
- a CDS encoding DUF2200 domain-containing protein — protein sequence MNNTDIHNERIAKMTFASVYPLYLAKVEKKGRTIEELNQVIEWLTGFNNEKLKDLIDKKATFETFFQLASLNPNTYLITGVICGYRVEEIENPLTQQVRYLDKLVDELAKGRKMEKILRGS from the coding sequence ATGAATAACACCGACATACACAACGAGCGTATTGCAAAAATGACCTTTGCCTCGGTCTATCCTCTGTATCTCGCAAAGGTAGAGAAGAAAGGTAGAACAATAGAAGAGTTGAACCAGGTGATAGAATGGTTAACCGGTTTCAATAACGAGAAACTAAAAGACCTGATTGACAAAAAAGCAACTTTTGAAACATTCTTTCAACTAGCTTCGCTAAATCCAAACACATACCTCATCACCGGGGTAATCTGCGGGTATCGCGTAGAGGAAATTGAGAATCCCCTGACGCAGCAGGTTCGATATTTGGACAAGTTGGTGGATGAGTTAGCGAAGGGAAGGAAAATGGAGAAGATATTGCGGGGCTCGTAA
- a CDS encoding VOC family protein, with the protein MKKFTLIAMFCTAFLLGYGFSRLTNPVNSGPRVTGIGGIFFKAKDPAALKAWYSKNLGIRMSDYGATFEWHQGMDSTKKGFTAWAPFKETTKYFQPSEKQFMINYRVEGLNQLLAQMKTAGILPVDSVEKTSYGNFVHLMDPEGNKIELWEPNDVEYAKMGSTTTK; encoded by the coding sequence ATGAAAAAGTTTACGTTAATAGCCATGTTCTGCACAGCCTTCTTGTTGGGCTATGGTTTCAGCCGTTTAACCAACCCGGTTAATAGCGGCCCGCGTGTTACGGGTATCGGCGGTATATTTTTTAAGGCCAAAGACCCGGCTGCGCTTAAAGCATGGTACAGCAAGAACCTGGGCATTCGTATGAGTGATTACGGTGCAACTTTTGAATGGCACCAGGGCATGGACAGCACAAAAAAGGGTTTTACGGCATGGGCGCCATTTAAAGAAACCACCAAATACTTTCAACCCTCCGAAAAGCAATTCATGATCAATTACCGCGTAGAAGGTTTAAATCAGCTTTTAGCCCAAATGAAAACGGCAGGCATCCTGCCGGTTGATAGCGTGGAAAAAACGAGCTATGGTAATTTTGTACACTTAATGGATCCGGAGGGCAATAAGATAGAATTGTGGGAACCCAATGATGTGGAATATGCCAAAATGGGGAGCACCACCACCAAATAA
- a CDS encoding helix-turn-helix transcriptional regulator: MRPSFIKEVAKITDSLDIRISTRFGAGNGAGKHEHEHANLVFILDGGCVERRQYSTYEREAADITFLHAGEAHETNFAEIPTRYISLDIKPKAFAENNLAEKDILNAIKKSPDAKFLMLKMYRELLYNDDFTTDSVKMLFSEFASLSQAIALKKSLPTWVGIVYQLLNDKWNETITLKELSQASGVNPITISKHFSTYFACTLGSYLRKLRVERSLSLIKNEGASLTHTAYVCNFSDQSHFIRNFRTYTSLSPKQYQKL; the protein is encoded by the coding sequence ATGAGGCCCTCATTTATTAAAGAAGTAGCGAAAATTACTGATAGCCTGGATATCCGGATTTCTACCCGGTTTGGCGCGGGGAATGGCGCGGGCAAACATGAGCATGAGCATGCTAACCTGGTTTTCATATTGGATGGGGGCTGCGTTGAAAGGAGACAATACTCAACTTATGAACGGGAAGCAGCAGATATAACATTCTTGCATGCCGGCGAAGCGCATGAAACCAACTTTGCCGAAATACCCACCCGTTATATTTCCCTTGATATTAAACCCAAGGCATTTGCTGAAAATAACCTCGCCGAAAAGGATATTTTAAACGCCATAAAAAAATCCCCTGACGCTAAATTCCTGATGTTAAAAATGTACCGTGAATTACTTTACAACGATGATTTTACAACTGACTCTGTAAAAATGTTATTTTCGGAATTTGCTTCGCTTTCGCAGGCAATTGCCCTAAAAAAGTCCCTGCCCACCTGGGTTGGTATTGTTTATCAATTGTTGAATGATAAATGGAATGAAACTATAACCCTGAAAGAGTTGTCGCAGGCATCCGGAGTAAATCCTATTACCATATCTAAACACTTTTCAACTTATTTCGCTTGTACGCTTGGTAGTTACCTGCGTAAACTAAGGGTAGAGCGTTCATTATCCCTGATAAAGAATGAGGGCGCTTCTTTAACGCATACGGCTTATGTCTGCAACTTTTCAGATCA